A part of Gloeomargarita sp. SKYB120 genomic DNA contains:
- the accD gene encoding acetyl-CoA carboxylase, carboxyltransferase subunit beta, whose product MSLFDWFAKRPKAAPLSQEYQQREIADGLWTKCLACGALTYTKDLHLNYKVCPECGYHHPVTSQERIKQLVDADTWQPLNEHLTPADPLHFVDRKPYSERLREMQHKTGLKDAIQTGLGQIEGWPVALGVMDFNFMGGSMGSVVGEKIARLVETATQSRLPVILVCASGGARMQEGMLSLMQMAKTAAALGRHRQANLLYISVLTHPTTGGVTASFAMLGDLILAEPKALIGFAGRRVIEQTLREKLPDDFQTAEYLLQHGFVDMIVPRTRLKPVLGQLLRLHSPVQQTGGHRYVTPGFLLS is encoded by the coding sequence GCCAAGCGACCCAAGGCGGCTCCGCTGAGCCAGGAGTATCAACAGCGGGAAATTGCCGACGGCCTGTGGACCAAATGCCTGGCTTGCGGGGCGTTGACCTACACCAAGGATTTACATCTGAACTACAAAGTCTGTCCTGAGTGCGGCTATCACCACCCCGTCACGAGTCAGGAACGGATTAAACAACTGGTGGATGCCGACACCTGGCAACCGCTCAACGAACACCTGACGCCGGCAGACCCCCTGCACTTTGTGGACCGCAAACCCTACAGCGAGCGCCTGCGGGAGATGCAGCACAAAACAGGTCTCAAAGACGCCATCCAGACGGGCCTAGGTCAAATCGAAGGATGGCCAGTGGCCCTAGGCGTGATGGACTTCAACTTCATGGGCGGGAGTATGGGGTCCGTTGTGGGCGAAAAAATTGCTCGCCTGGTGGAAACTGCGACCCAGAGCCGGTTGCCCGTGATTTTGGTATGCGCGTCGGGGGGCGCGCGGATGCAAGAGGGCATGCTGAGCCTCATGCAAATGGCCAAGACCGCGGCGGCATTGGGACGGCACCGGCAAGCGAACTTGCTCTATATCAGCGTACTCACCCATCCGACCACTGGCGGGGTCACCGCTAGCTTTGCGATGCTCGGGGACTTAATCTTGGCGGAACCTAAAGCCCTCATCGGGTTTGCGGGGCGGCGCGTGATTGAACAGACCCTGCGCGAGAAACTGCCGGACGACTTTCAAACGGCGGAATACCTGTTGCAGCACGGGTTTGTGGACATGATTGTGCCGCGCACCCGCTTAAAACCGGTTTTGGGCCAACTGTTGCGCCTGCATAGC